The segment GCGCCCAGGTTCTGAGGAATATGGCGCTGCTTTGTCGGAAGCGCTGACGGAACTCGAAATGATGGTCAAATCGGAGCCTTCCTCTCGGGCGCTGAAGCGACTTCTTGCGGAGACACTGCGCATGCAAAGCGCAGACCGTCTGGCGGCTGGTCGAGTTGACCAAGCAGAAGGCGATATTGAGCGAGCGATTGAAGTGGGCGAAGCGCTCGTTCGAGAGGGGCAGGCCGACGCCAACGTCTGTGCTGAAGCGGCACAGGCTCATCTACTCGCGGGCCGAATCGCGATGGAGCAAAGACGGGTTGCGCGTGCACAGGAGCACTGGCGAGAAGTGCTGGCACTCCTTCGCACCCGGTTGGCGACCACCAAAGACTGCCGATTGCTGGACCCAGGCGCACAAGCCTACGTGTTGTTGGGAATGCTCGACCGGGCAAACCCTTTGGTCGAGCGACTGAGGCAGTGCGGCTATCACTCTTCCGATCCCTTGGCGGCGCCCATTCTGGACGTCGCCTCGTGGTCAACCAACGAAACCCAAAACCAATAACCCGGAGACGATATGTACCGCGCAAGAGTCAAACTGACGGTGACGCAGTTCAACAAGACAAGCGGGGAGTTTGGTCCCGGCGTTGCCGCGCCGTATGTGAAGGCAAAGTTATCCGATCTCGTGGATATATCCGCGAAGCAACGATCGAAGGGCTCGCCATTCAAGCTCGAGCCGGAAGATCCGCCCGAAGGCGTTCCACAGAAGATCAAAATCAAAGTGGACGAAGGATACCGCAATGGAGCGGAGATTACCTATCAGCTTCCCGCTGGGACCGGCGCGAACGACAACTACACGATTCTTGGCGTGGCGTTCAGCTCGAGGAACGAGGAGAACAAGAAGGAGGTCGGCCGTCAGGAGTTTCCGCAGGTGATGCTGAATCGCGACGAGGATAGCAGCGAGCTGACGATCACGGACATGTGCTCCGAGGTGAGCGAAAACAAAAAGGAGTTCTATTACGGGATCCTGATCCAGAACGTCAACGAGGGCACCATTGGCATTTACGATCCCGGCATCGTGCACGAACCGGTCGAACGCAGCACGTGATGGCTTAAGTCAGAACGACGCAGGGACGCAAAGCTCAACGAGTCGGCCCGACGCCGGCGGCTTCGCGTCTCGGCGTTAGGTGAGGGATGGGATACGCCCCACGCCAGGGACATTGAGAGCGCGACATCGCTGGACGGAATGGTGGGCAAGAGCGAGCCCTCGCCAGAGGCTACGGCGGACAAGTTGCCCGCGTTCCCAGGCGCAAGCGTGTTTTTTTGGGGGAACTCTGCGTTCCCTGCGATTGAATCGGATCGAGTCAGCGGCCAGGGAGGCACAGTGCCACATATTCGTTTACACTTAGTGCCATAAATCCGCTGACACTTTTTCTGGGGTGCGATGCCCTGGAAGATCAAAACGGCGGAGCAGCAGCGTCAGGCTCTCGCTCGGGAGATGACGCGAGGCACGGTGTCGGTGACCGCGTTGTGCGCGCGGTTTGGCGTGAGCCGCACGACCGCTTACAAGTGGGCGGCGAGGTATGTGGCTCAGGGGGTAAACGGGCTGGTTGCGCGACAACCGGGCCGCCCCAAACAGGTGAGCCAGGCGTTGGCGCGGTGGCACGCGCGCGTGTTGCTCGCGCGTCAGGCGCGGCCCAGTTGGGGTGCGCCCAAGTTGCGGTGGTGGCTCGAGCGGACGCATCCCGGCGAGCGAGTGCCGTGTAGCCGGACGCTCCACCGGTGGCTGGTAGCCGCCGGTCGCGTGCACCAGCGACGTCGCAAGCTTAGAGCCGGACCGGGGCGGCCCGCCACCGTGCTCGCCGAGCGAGTGAACGCGGTCTGGACCGCGGACTTCAAGGGAGACTTTTACACCAAAGACGGAGCGTGGATCTTGGCTTTAACGGTGCGCGATCTGTACAGCCGCTTCATGCTTACGGCCCATCCCGTGCCCCGGCAGAGCGAGCCGGTGGTCCGCCGCGTGTTCGCGCGGCTGTTCCGCCGCTTCGGCGTGCCGCAGGCGATTCGGGTTGACCGCGGCACGCCGTTTTGCGGCAGCGGGCCGTATGGCCTGACCGCGCTGAGCCTATGGTGGCAGCGGCTGGGCATCGAAGTGCAGTTTGTCAGCCGCAAACGCCGCCTCGACAACAACGCTCACGAGCAGATGCACCGCATGCTCAAGGCCGAGGCCGCCACGCCCGTGTCCCGCTCCTACGGCGCGCAAGTCCGACGCCTGCAGCGCTGGTGCGGCCGGTACAACCACGACCGTCCGCATGAGGGTTTGGCCGGACGCACTCCGGCCAGCCTCTACCGCCCGAGCACCCGGCTGCTGCCCCGACTCGTGCCGCCACAGTACCCGCTCGGCTGCGTCACTCGCCGGGTCAGGCCTCACGGCTACGTGAAGCTGGACGGCAGCCATCGCCACATCGGTCGGGCCTTCGTTGGCCTGACCGTGGCGTTCACCCCTTACCGGCAGCTTTACCGCGTACACTTCGATTCCCTCCTGCTGGGCACGATCGACCCGCGGCTAACCAGATCCGGCCTCGTCCCCGTTCGTAGGTTCAGGTGAGGGAGGGGCTGCGCCCCTCCCTCAACCCTCCCCAAGCCTCATGGCTTCCTCTTCAAGACAAACGAACCCGGCTTGGTGCGAAAAAGTGTAAGCGGATTTATGTCACTCCACCGGGACGGCCGCGCTCCCACGCAGATGCAGTAGCGCGTTTGTCCTGGGTCTACGGTCTTTGGTCGCTGGTCCTTAGGCCCTGATCCCGGTCCTCGATCCCGAGTCCGTGGTGAAGCTCGCTAAATCTGCCAGTCGTAGGCGCGGAGGTCGGTGTGCGAGGGATTCTCGATCAGCGCTTCCTTCTGCCGACGTGAGCGCGTTACGAGGTTCTCGCCCTTGTTGTAGACGACGGAGTCGGCCGGCACAGATTTGATCAGCCACACGTTGGACCCGATGATCGAGTTCTCGCCGATCTGCGTGTCGCCCCCGAGGATCGTCGCGTTCGCGTAGATCGTGACGTGGTCGCCGATATCCGGATGCCGTTTCACCCCCTTGATCGGGTCGCCGGCCTCGTCGGTCTCGAACGATTTTGCGCCGAGCGTAACGCCCTGATACAGTTTGACGTGATGGCCGATCGTCGCGGTCTCGCCGATGACCACGCCGGTGCAGTGGTCGATGAAAAAATGTGAACCGATGCGCGCGCCGGGGTGCAGGTCGCAGCCGGTGCGCTCGTGCGCGAACTCGGTGATCATCCGCGGCAGCAGCGGGACGCCGGCGCGATAAAGCTCATGCGCGAACCGCTGCAGCGAAATCACGAGTACGCACGGGTAGGCGAGGATGATTTCCTCA is part of the Opitutus terrae PB90-1 genome and harbors:
- the epsC gene encoding serine O-acetyltransferase EpsC — translated: MSLDDIQQALLASYAKHGGINHLDGVNLPAQSSVNQLAVDCMHLLFPGFFENSKLTKEAVGGHVAKLLTQLDKRLESEIEKCLRFSGIPGPASSARQLTTKILTQLPALREVIQTDVAAAYRGDPAARSIEEIILAYPCVLVISLQRFAHELYRAGVPLLPRMITEFAHERTGCDLHPGARIGSHFFIDHCTGVVIGETATIGHHVKLYQGVTLGAKSFETDEAGDPIKGVKRHPDIGDHVTIYANATILGGDTQIGENSIIGSNVWLIKSVPADSVVYNKGENLVTRSRRQKEALIENPSHTDLRAYDWQI
- a CDS encoding helix-turn-helix domain-containing protein; its protein translation is MPWKIKTAEQQRQALAREMTRGTVSVTALCARFGVSRTTAYKWAARYVAQGVNGLVARQPGRPKQVSQALARWHARVLLARQARPSWGAPKLRWWLERTHPGERVPCSRTLHRWLVAAGRVHQRRRKLRAGPGRPATVLAERVNAVWTADFKGDFYTKDGAWILALTVRDLYSRFMLTAHPVPRQSEPVVRRVFARLFRRFGVPQAIRVDRGTPFCGSGPYGLTALSLWWQRLGIEVQFVSRKRRLDNNAHEQMHRMLKAEAATPVSRSYGAQVRRLQRWCGRYNHDRPHEGLAGRTPASLYRPSTRLLPRLVPPQYPLGCVTRRVRPHGYVKLDGSHRHIGRAFVGLTVAFTPYRQLYRVHFDSLLLGTIDPRLTRSGLVPVRRFR